A genomic window from Sphingobacterium sp. BN32 includes:
- the nrfD gene encoding NrfD/PsrC family molybdoenzyme membrane anchor subunit, translating into MSSHNESILREPLVTGKNITYAKVTDDILLPVENKPNKAWWIGFTVAVLGAMLWVVSVGYTFWTGIGAWGLNKTVGWAWDITDFVWWVGIGHAGTLISAVLLLFRQNWRNSINRSAEAMTIFAVICAATYVVAHMGRPWLAYWIFPLPNQFGSLWVNFNSPLVWDAFAISTYFTVSLVFWYCGLLPDIASVRDRASGLKRRIYSILSFGWNGSVKTWQRFEIVSLILAGISTPLVLSVHTIVSMDFATSVIPGWHTTIFPPYFVAGAIFSGFAMVQTLLLILRKVMNFEDYITMFHIEAMNKIIMTTGSIVGIAYLTELFIAWYSGSEYEMYAFANRVAGPYAWAYWAMMTCNVISPQLFWFKKIRTSIPISWVLSIVVNIGMWFERFVIIVTSLHRDYLPSSWAMFYPTWVDVGIFVGSIGLFFTLFLLFLRFLPGIAIAEVKLLLKSASLQQKTKLVQEGAFPEDQVEFFRNSLEKYDTVTEEDIKELRKK; encoded by the coding sequence ATGTCATCGCATAACGAATCAATATTAAGAGAACCATTAGTAACCGGCAAGAATATCACGTATGCAAAAGTTACAGATGATATCTTGCTACCGGTTGAAAATAAACCGAACAAAGCTTGGTGGATTGGCTTTACAGTAGCTGTCCTTGGAGCAATGTTATGGGTAGTAAGTGTTGGATACACTTTCTGGACAGGTATCGGCGCCTGGGGTTTGAACAAAACCGTAGGTTGGGCTTGGGATATCACCGACTTCGTATGGTGGGTGGGTATTGGTCACGCCGGAACCCTGATTTCCGCAGTACTATTACTTTTCCGTCAAAACTGGCGTAACTCCATTAACCGCTCGGCAGAGGCGATGACAATCTTTGCCGTGATCTGTGCCGCAACTTACGTTGTTGCTCACATGGGACGCCCTTGGTTAGCATACTGGATTTTCCCATTGCCAAACCAATTCGGATCTTTATGGGTAAACTTTAACTCACCATTGGTATGGGACGCATTTGCGATCTCTACATACTTCACAGTTTCCTTAGTGTTCTGGTACTGTGGTTTATTACCGGATATCGCGTCAGTTCGTGACCGTGCTTCTGGTTTAAAACGTAGAATTTATTCAATCCTTTCTTTTGGATGGAATGGTTCAGTAAAGACATGGCAGCGTTTTGAGATCGTTTCATTGATCTTAGCTGGTATCTCTACACCTCTTGTACTTTCAGTACACACCATCGTATCCATGGACTTTGCAACTTCGGTAATTCCAGGATGGCACACCACGATCTTCCCTCCATACTTCGTTGCTGGAGCGATTTTCTCAGGTTTCGCGATGGTACAAACTTTATTGTTAATCCTTCGTAAGGTAATGAACTTTGAGGACTACATCACGATGTTCCACATTGAAGCGATGAATAAAATCATCATGACAACAGGATCTATCGTAGGTATTGCATACTTAACAGAGTTATTTATTGCATGGTACTCAGGTTCTGAATATGAAATGTATGCATTCGCAAACCGTGTTGCTGGTCCTTATGCTTGGGCTTACTGGGCGATGATGACTTGTAACGTGATTTCACCACAATTATTCTGGTTCAAGAAAATCAGAACAAGTATTCCAATCTCTTGGGTATTATCTATTGTGGTAAACATCGGTATGTGGTTTGAGCGTTTCGTAATTATCGTTACTTCCTTACACCGTGACTACCTTCCATCATCATGGGCAATGTTCTACCCAACTTGGGTTGATGTGGGTATTTTCGTAGGATCAATTGGTTTATTCTTCACTTTATTCTTGTTGTTCCTTCGTTTCTTACCAGGTATTGCTATCGCAGAGGTTAAGTTGTTGTTGAAGAGCGCGAGTTTACAACAGAAAACTAAACTTGTTCAAGAAGGTGCATTCCCTGAGGATCAAGTTGAGTTCTTCAGAAACTCTTTGGAGAAATACGATACAGTTACAGAAGAGGATATTAAAGAATTACGTAAAAAATAG
- a CDS encoding DUF3341 domain-containing protein, translating to MSNTKYILGSFADPDEMMHGIDKLQANNISIYDCFTPMPIHGIEAKLGVKPSRLPIAAFLFGATGTILGFSLLFYTMAYDWPMNIGGKPSLPLPNFVPVTFEVTILICALGMVATFFYRNHLFPGRAPRVMDLRATDDRFIIAVDARENTDHALIDSLLKEAGAVEVKYNERKYVSYE from the coding sequence ATGAGCAATACAAAATATATACTAGGTAGTTTTGCGGATCCTGATGAAATGATGCACGGGATTGACAAGTTGCAAGCAAATAACATTAGCATTTATGATTGTTTTACACCAATGCCGATTCACGGTATTGAAGCTAAATTAGGCGTAAAACCATCACGTTTACCGATTGCTGCATTTTTATTCGGTGCAACAGGTACAATTTTAGGTTTCAGTTTATTGTTTTACACAATGGCTTACGACTGGCCGATGAACATTGGTGGTAAACCATCATTGCCATTGCCAAACTTTGTTCCGGTTACATTTGAGGTTACAATCTTAATCTGTGCGCTAGGAATGGTTGCTACATTCTTCTATCGCAATCACTTATTCCCAGGACGTGCTCCACGTGTGATGGATCTTCGTGCAACGGATGACAGATTTATTATTGCAGTTGATGCTCGTGAAAATACTGATCATGCGTTGATCGATAGTCTATTGAAAGAAGCAGGAGCAGTAGAAGTTAAATACAATGAAAGAAAATATGTTAGCTATGAATAA
- a CDS encoding cytochrome c: MKENMLAMNKKNFLGTVCVAAALAAVVSACGDGTTRSTGLEFSRNMYDPIAFNPDQPNDNFKNKQTAQLPPASTTPIGFERFDYPNTVEGYELAGAEVKNPLLVTQAHLAEGETLFLTYCAVCHGKDGAGDGPITKDRSVTDSRGTRALENFPPPPSYHQSAGVPSSRGGKMSELTDGKIYHTITYGYNSMGAHASQLTPEERWKVVMYVHELQKK, translated from the coding sequence ATGAAAGAAAATATGTTAGCTATGAATAAGAAGAATTTTCTTGGAACTGTATGTGTTGCTGCTGCTTTAGCTGCAGTAGTTTCTGCCTGCGGAGATGGTACGACACGCAGTACAGGCTTAGAATTCTCGAGAAATATGTATGATCCAATTGCATTCAATCCGGATCAGCCAAATGATAATTTTAAAAATAAGCAGACAGCGCAATTACCTCCGGCGAGTACTACGCCAATAGGTTTCGAGCGTTTTGATTATCCGAATACAGTTGAAGGGTATGAGTTAGCTGGAGCAGAGGTTAAAAACCCTTTGTTAGTTACTCAAGCGCATTTAGCTGAAGGGGAGACCTTGTTTTTAACTTACTGTGCTGTTTGTCATGGTAAGGATGGAGCAGGAGATGGCCCTATTACTAAAGATAGATCAGTTACTGATTCTAGAGGTACTAGAGCGTTAGAGAATTTCCCTCCGCCGCCATCATACCATCAGTCTGCTGGAGTTCCATCTTCAAGAGGTGGCAAAATGTCAGAATTAACGGACGGTAAGATTTACCACACCATTACTTATGGTTATAACTCAATGGGAGCACATGCTTCACAATTGACACCAGAAGAGCGTTGGAAAGTGGTTATGTACGTTCATGAATTACAAAAAAAATAA
- a CDS encoding quinol:cytochrome C oxidoreductase, protein MGTHNHHHDYNFSEQFQFAGIAKVLSLVAIVVGIAAIALGLLSSDHIMVERTYANLLLMGYYFTCVCAAGAFFVALQLVTQSGWSAGLIRIPQAMASILPIASILLLVIVALGLTTHNLYHHWHADGLTDPSSPNYDKLVAGKAAFLNVPGFLIRQIIFMGSYSIFAFILAKLSYNEDLQGGLNSYKKGFKLSAIFLVIFGFTTPIWSFDTIMSLEAHWFSTMFGWYNFAAMWVSGIAAIVIILVLVKKAGYMAWVNENHLHDLGKLMFGFSIFWCYVWFAQFMLIWYSNIPEETVYFYKRWEPEYKPWFWLSIIINFVAPLLLLVDRDAKRKGNVMLFVAIMLLCGHWLDYYIMIMPGTVESHRGFGFVEIGTAIGFVGLFTFLVMSKLSKHALAPKHHPLLDESLHHQI, encoded by the coding sequence ATGGGAACTCACAATCATCATCACGATTATAATTTCAGCGAGCAATTTCAATTCGCCGGCATCGCTAAGGTGTTGAGCTTGGTTGCGATCGTTGTAGGAATTGCCGCAATTGCACTTGGCTTACTTTCCAGTGACCACATCATGGTTGAGCGTACATATGCCAATTTATTATTGATGGGCTATTATTTTACGTGTGTATGTGCAGCCGGAGCATTCTTCGTTGCATTGCAATTAGTAACTCAATCAGGCTGGTCTGCTGGATTAATTCGTATCCCTCAGGCAATGGCTAGTATTTTACCTATCGCTTCAATCCTATTATTAGTGATTGTAGCTTTGGGACTAACTACACATAACCTTTATCATCACTGGCATGCAGATGGATTAACAGATCCTAGCAGCCCTAACTATGATAAGTTAGTTGCCGGTAAAGCAGCTTTCTTGAATGTTCCTGGATTTTTGATCCGTCAGATCATCTTCATGGGAAGCTACAGTATTTTCGCCTTCATCTTAGCTAAACTTTCATACAACGAAGATTTACAAGGTGGGTTAAATTCTTACAAAAAAGGATTTAAGTTATCGGCTATCTTCTTAGTAATTTTCGGTTTCACTACACCAATTTGGTCTTTTGACACGATCATGTCTTTAGAGGCTCACTGGTTCTCGACCATGTTCGGTTGGTATAATTTCGCAGCAATGTGGGTAAGTGGAATCGCTGCTATCGTTATCATCCTTGTTTTGGTTAAGAAGGCAGGTTACATGGCATGGGTTAATGAAAATCACTTACACGATTTAGGTAAGTTAATGTTCGGTTTCTCTATCTTTTGGTGTTACGTTTGGTTTGCTCAGTTCATGTTGATTTGGTATTCGAATATTCCTGAAGAGACAGTTTATTTCTATAAACGTTGGGAACCTGAGTACAAACCTTGGTTTTGGTTGAGCATTATTATTAACTTTGTGGCGCCATTATTATTATTGGTGGATAGAGATGCTAAGCGTAAAGGTAATGTGATGTTGTTCGTAGCGATCATGTTGTTATGTGGTCACTGGTTAGATTACTACATTATGATTATGCCTGGTACAGTTGAATCACACAGAGGATTTGGTTTTGTAGAGATTGGTACTGCTATTGGATTTGTTGGATTGTTTACTTTCTTAGTGATGTCTAAATTGAGTAAGCATGCATTAGCTCCGAAGCATCATCCGCTTCTTGATGAAAGTTTACATCATCAGATTTAA
- a CDS encoding cytochrome c oxidase subunit II: MKFTLNNRFKSLIGGLLAINLMLATPLFASIQDTATVATQTEQAAVAAPADSAATAVVDSAAAPAATDSTTVAAASSSSSSSSAAAAPQEEKKIDPQVYKNLLYYVFILLIACAVVGVVFKVLSIYSLTKKVNGKYNPLANNTLQAVLLFVFLIAFLAFTYYSYAVWGSWAWREAVTEHGKDIDRMFIITTVIITIVLVLVHILLLTFSLIYRMRAKRTAYYYPHNDAIERLWTIVPAVVLTILVLFGFFTWRSITNIPEDLKKSALQVEVLGEQFQWTVRYPGNDGVIGKRNYKLTTPTNSYGIDFNDKSSWDDVKGDEIVIPVNKPVRFHILSKDIIHSFYIPDFRVQINAVPGMTNYFQFTPTVTTEEMRDRQNDPAYDYYMLCAKICGSSHYNMKKKVIVVSEAEYKEWLSKQAKFFTEDLQKEFAQKEDNTIKESRIAASLN, translated from the coding sequence ATGAAGTTTACATTAAATAACAGATTCAAGTCCTTAATTGGAGGTTTATTAGCGATCAACTTGATGTTGGCTACGCCTCTATTTGCTTCCATTCAGGACACGGCTACCGTTGCTACACAAACTGAGCAAGCAGCTGTAGCTGCTCCGGCAGACTCTGCGGCAACTGCAGTTGTAGATTCGGCGGCAGCTCCGGCGGCGACTGATTCAACGACTGTAGCAGCAGCATCTAGTTCTTCATCGTCTAGCTCTGCGGCAGCAGCTCCACAAGAAGAAAAGAAAATTGATCCACAGGTTTACAAAAACTTGTTGTATTATGTTTTCATTTTATTAATTGCCTGTGCGGTTGTAGGGGTAGTTTTTAAAGTACTTTCCATTTATTCATTGACAAAGAAGGTTAATGGTAAATACAATCCATTAGCAAACAATACTTTACAAGCGGTTTTACTGTTTGTTTTCCTGATCGCCTTTTTAGCATTTACCTATTACTCATATGCAGTATGGGGAAGCTGGGCATGGAGAGAGGCAGTAACGGAACACGGTAAGGATATTGATAGAATGTTCATTATTACGACAGTTATTATTACGATCGTTTTAGTGTTAGTTCACATCTTATTATTGACATTCAGCTTAATCTATAGGATGCGTGCGAAACGTACGGCGTATTACTATCCGCACAATGATGCTATCGAAAGATTATGGACAATTGTTCCTGCTGTTGTTTTAACCATCTTAGTATTATTCGGTTTCTTCACTTGGAGATCAATTACGAATATTCCTGAGGATCTTAAGAAATCAGCTTTACAAGTTGAGGTTTTAGGAGAGCAATTCCAATGGACAGTTCGTTATCCAGGTAATGACGGTGTAATTGGTAAACGTAATTATAAATTGACGACTCCAACGAACTCTTATGGTATTGATTTCAATGATAAAAGTTCTTGGGATGATGTTAAAGGTGATGAAATCGTAATTCCGGTAAATAAGCCTGTTCGTTTCCACATCTTGTCAAAAGATATCATTCACTCTTTCTATATTCCTGATTTCCGTGTACAAATTAATGCGGTTCCAGGTATGACGAATTACTTCCAATTTACTCCAACGGTAACTACAGAAGAGATGCGTGATCGTCAGAATGATCCAGCTTACGACTATTATATGTTGTGTGCTAAGATCTGTGGAAGTAGCCATTATAACATGAAGAAAAAGGTTATCGTGGTTTCTGAAGCAGAATATAAAGAATGGTTAAGCAAACAAGCTAAGTTCTTTACAGAAGATCTTCAAAAAGAATTCGCACAAAAAGAAGACAATACAATTAAGGAGAGCCGTATTGCAGCTTCATTAAATTAA
- a CDS encoding cbb3-type cytochrome c oxidase subunit I, translating to MSTTVISHDAAHHGHDHHHETFLTKYVFSQDHKMIAKQFLITGIVMAVFAMLLSILFRIQLAWPDAEFPILEVFLGKWAEGGRIRPDFFLSLVTIHGTMMVFFVLTAGLSGTFSNLLIPYQLGARDMASPLMNMLSYWFFFVACVIMVASFFVESGPASAGWTIYPPLSAVPTAIPGSGLGMTLWLISMTLFIASQVLGGVNYISTVLNMRTKGMELWKMPLTIWAFFLTAIVGLLSFPVLVSAVVLLFFDRSVGTSFYLSDLVVGGNILPNEGGSPILFQHLFWFLGHPEVYIVVMPALGLTSEVISTNSRKPIFGYHAMVYSLVGITVLSFIVWGHHMFVTGMSPFLGGVFMITTLIIAVPSAVKAFNYIATLWRGNIRFTPAMMFAIGMVSFFVSGGLTGLYLGNAALDINLHDTYFVVAHFHLVMGSASIFGMLCGVYHWYPKMFGRMMDERLGYFHFWLTFIGAYLVFFPMHFMGIDGVPRRYYAFTEFPFMEKWVSVNILVTWAAIVSAVGQIAFLWNFFSSIWCGKRAPQNPWNANTLEWTTPVEHIHGNWPGEIPTVYRWPYDYSKPGHDADFIPQNVPHSQTMSSNLIHDWEGNEEGIAAQRAYDKEHNRETEG from the coding sequence ATGTCAACTACAGTTATATCGCACGACGCAGCTCATCACGGTCATGATCACCATCATGAGACGTTCTTGACGAAGTATGTCTTCAGTCAGGATCACAAGATGATTGCAAAGCAATTTTTGATCACAGGTATTGTGATGGCAGTATTTGCCATGCTTTTGTCGATCTTATTCCGTATTCAACTTGCATGGCCAGACGCTGAATTCCCTATCTTGGAGGTTTTCTTAGGCAAATGGGCTGAAGGTGGTCGTATTAGACCCGACTTCTTCCTTTCCTTGGTTACTATCCACGGTACGATGATGGTATTCTTCGTATTAACGGCAGGTTTGTCGGGTACATTCAGTAACTTATTAATCCCTTACCAATTAGGGGCACGTGATATGGCATCGCCATTAATGAACATGCTTTCTTATTGGTTCTTCTTTGTTGCCTGTGTGATCATGGTAGCTTCTTTCTTCGTTGAAAGTGGTCCAGCATCTGCAGGATGGACAATTTATCCGCCACTATCTGCTGTTCCTACAGCGATCCCTGGTTCTGGATTGGGTATGACCTTATGGTTAATCAGTATGACCTTATTCATTGCATCTCAGGTATTAGGTGGTGTAAACTACATCAGTACGGTATTAAACATGCGTACAAAAGGAATGGAATTATGGAAAATGCCTTTAACGATTTGGGCGTTCTTCTTAACTGCAATCGTAGGTTTATTATCATTCCCAGTATTAGTATCTGCAGTAGTATTATTATTCTTTGACCGTTCGGTTGGTACTTCATTCTATTTATCAGACTTAGTAGTTGGTGGTAACATTCTTCCTAACGAAGGTGGTTCTCCAATCTTATTCCAACACTTATTCTGGTTCTTAGGTCACCCAGAAGTATATATCGTTGTTATGCCTGCATTAGGTTTAACATCAGAAGTAATTTCTACAAACTCACGTAAACCTATCTTCGGTTACCACGCGATGGTTTACTCTTTAGTAGGTATTACTGTATTGTCATTTATCGTATGGGGTCACCACATGTTCGTTACGGGTATGAGTCCTTTCTTAGGAGGGGTATTCATGATCACGACGTTGATTATTGCGGTTCCTTCGGCGGTAAAAGCATTTAACTATATCGCTACGCTATGGCGTGGTAATATCCGTTTTACTCCAGCGATGATGTTTGCTATCGGTATGGTATCATTCTTCGTATCTGGTGGTTTAACAGGTTTATACTTAGGTAATGCTGCCTTAGACATCAACTTACACGACACTTACTTCGTTGTTGCTCACTTCCACTTGGTAATGGGTTCTGCATCGATCTTCGGTATGTTGTGTGGTGTTTACCATTGGTATCCAAAAATGTTCGGTCGTATGATGGACGAGCGTTTGGGTTATTTCCACTTCTGGTTAACATTCATTGGTGCTTACTTAGTATTCTTCCCGATGCACTTTATGGGTATCGACGGTGTTCCTCGTCGTTACTACGCTTTCACTGAGTTCCCTTTCATGGAGAAATGGGTATCAGTTAATATTTTGGTTACTTGGGCTGCGATTGTTTCGGCTGTCGGTCAGATCGCTTTCTTGTGGAACTTCTTCTCATCAATCTGGTGTGGAAAACGTGCTCCTCAGAACCCTTGGAATGCAAACACATTAGAATGGACGACACCTGTAGAACATATCCACGGAAACTGGCCAGGAGAAATCCCTACAGTATACCGTTGGCCGTATGACTACAGTAAGCCAGGTCATGACGCTGACTTTATTCCTCAGAACGTTCCACATTCTCAAACGATGAGTTCTAACTTGATCCACGATTGGGAAGGTAATGAAGAAGGAATTGCTGCTCAGCGTGCTTATGACAAAGAGCATAACAGAGAAACAGAAGGGTAG
- a CDS encoding heme A synthase, protein MFPSAERRFIRTTKITIFVLFLVITAGGIVRSTGSGMGCPDWPKCFNRIIPPTDISQLPSGYEQHYVEGRVKKNTRFANMIEFFGYKDLADQIRHDETILQHEEFNPVKTWTEYINRLTGVVAGFCLLFSAIFSFTYWKKKKSITVWSVLNLIVVVIQAWLGSIVVSTNLTPWVITVHMLLAIVIVCISIHTYFLAVTLRDKSLLHANSRDRSIFILSVVSIILLVVQVVYGTEVREAIDHLNAQQIQRDSWIESIGANYHIHRVLAYVTLAITAYLFFKTRSVYVKATQQYRFALIAFALVCIQMLTGIILARFHVPAVAQTVHLVVATLFFGAQYYLMLLVSKPKQDAISNTTV, encoded by the coding sequence ATGTTCCCATCAGCTGAGAGGCGTTTTATTCGCACAACAAAGATCACAATCTTCGTTCTTTTTTTAGTGATTACAGCAGGCGGAATTGTTCGGAGTACAGGTTCAGGAATGGGCTGTCCGGACTGGCCGAAGTGTTTTAACCGCATTATTCCACCTACAGATATTTCTCAATTGCCTTCAGGTTATGAGCAACATTATGTAGAGGGACGCGTTAAGAAGAACACACGTTTTGCCAATATGATTGAGTTCTTTGGTTACAAGGATTTAGCAGATCAAATTCGTCATGATGAAACTATTCTTCAACATGAGGAGTTCAATCCTGTGAAGACTTGGACAGAATACATCAATCGACTGACAGGCGTTGTTGCGGGATTTTGTTTGTTGTTTTCAGCTATCTTTTCTTTTACCTATTGGAAAAAGAAAAAGTCCATCACAGTATGGAGCGTTCTTAATCTTATTGTCGTTGTTATACAAGCTTGGTTAGGCTCTATAGTAGTTTCTACTAACCTTACTCCTTGGGTAATTACGGTGCATATGTTGCTCGCTATTGTTATTGTTTGTATAAGTATTCATACTTATTTCCTTGCAGTGACGCTACGTGATAAGTCTCTTCTGCACGCTAATTCCCGAGACCGAAGTATTTTTATTCTCTCGGTTGTTTCCATCATTCTTCTGGTAGTTCAGGTTGTTTATGGAACGGAAGTAAGAGAAGCCATTGACCATTTAAACGCACAGCAAATACAACGTGATTCATGGATCGAATCGATAGGTGCTAACTATCATATTCACCGTGTGCTGGCTTACGTTACACTTGCCATTACGGCGTATTTGTTTTTCAAAACTAGATCCGTATATGTGAAAGCGACTCAGCAATATCGTTTTGCGCTGATTGCCTTTGCGTTGGTTTGTATACAAATGTTAACAGGAATTATTTTAGCAAGGTTTCATGTTCCTGCCGTTGCACAGACTGTGCATCTCGTAGTAGCGACGTTGTTCTTCGGAGCACAATATTATTTAATGCTACTCGTGAGTAAGCCAAAGCAAGATGCTATAAGCAATACCACGGTTTAG
- the cyoE gene encoding heme o synthase: MKEFISDFNKLVKLRLTLTVVFSASISFLIGATQQGDIIWFNWALLTVGGFLVTGAANGFNEIIEKDLDKLMERTMDRPLPAGRMTTGQALVLSVFMGIAGTLVLVNLNFIAGLISVFSIFLYAFVYTPLKQKSPIAVWVGAIPGALPPLIGYYAAFESSGFGLAYAAVSEKAVVITPLVLFAIQFFWQFPHFWAIAWVADDDYKRAGFRLLPTTRKDKGSAWMIFISAALMIPVGFLPMYFGFGGWVFTIVSLIGALMFTWYGLQHLKKMEISTAKRIMFTSFAYLPITQLVLLLDFKPF; the protein is encoded by the coding sequence ATGAAGGAATTTATTTCGGATTTTAACAAACTTGTTAAGTTAAGGCTTACTTTAACTGTAGTCTTTTCAGCATCGATTTCTTTTTTGATTGGTGCAACACAACAAGGAGATATAATCTGGTTTAATTGGGCATTGCTAACTGTTGGAGGTTTTCTGGTAACTGGTGCTGCGAATGGGTTCAATGAAATCATTGAGAAAGATTTAGATAAATTGATGGAGCGCACAATGGATCGACCGTTGCCTGCTGGAAGAATGACTACAGGGCAAGCGTTGGTTTTGAGTGTGTTTATGGGAATTGCTGGTACATTGGTATTGGTGAATTTAAACTTCATCGCTGGACTGATCTCCGTTTTTTCGATTTTCTTATACGCATTTGTTTATACGCCATTAAAGCAGAAATCACCAATTGCGGTTTGGGTTGGAGCGATTCCAGGCGCATTGCCACCACTGATCGGATATTATGCCGCTTTCGAATCCTCAGGATTTGGTTTAGCATATGCCGCAGTTAGTGAGAAAGCAGTCGTTATCACACCGCTAGTTTTATTTGCTATTCAGTTTTTTTGGCAGTTTCCGCATTTTTGGGCAATTGCTTGGGTAGCAGATGACGATTATAAGCGCGCAGGCTTTAGATTGTTGCCAACAACGAGAAAAGATAAAGGATCCGCATGGATGATCTTTATTTCTGCAGCATTAATGATCCCGGTAGGCTTCTTGCCGATGTACTTCGGTTTCGGAGGATGGGTCTTTACGATAGTGTCATTAATTGGCGCATTGATGTTCACCTGGTATGGTCTCCAACATCTTAAAAAAATGGAAATTAGTACCGCTAAGCGAATTATGTTTACATCGTTTGCTTATTTACCGATCACACAATTGGTCTTATTACTAGATTTTAAACCTTTTTAA
- a CDS encoding cytochrome c oxidase subunit 3, translating to MELNLTMDNQSLLSEEAVKSRKAKKFNLWLGMIGMFMMFAALSSGFIVYTASGVDKGIKTILPYAFIYSTAAIVLSSLTMHLAYNAVKAQNFAKQKLFLGITIALGVVFFFLQVDAWSALTERNITFVNSNASQSFIYVFTGLHLAHIIAGILVLVRCLFGVLKNIPYINNLFRMEIASIFWHFLDLLWIYIYVFLLLNQ from the coding sequence ATGGAATTGAATTTAACGATGGATAATCAGAGTTTGTTAAGTGAAGAAGCAGTTAAGTCAAGAAAAGCCAAAAAGTTTAACTTATGGCTTGGAATGATTGGCATGTTTATGATGTTTGCAGCTCTTTCCAGCGGTTTTATAGTTTACACGGCGAGTGGAGTGGATAAAGGAATTAAAACAATTCTCCCTTACGCGTTTATCTATAGTACTGCGGCTATTGTGCTTAGTAGTTTAACTATGCACCTAGCATATAACGCAGTGAAAGCACAAAACTTCGCAAAGCAAAAGCTATTCTTAGGAATTACGATTGCATTAGGGGTAGTTTTCTTTTTCTTACAAGTAGACGCATGGTCCGCTTTAACAGAAAGAAACATCACTTTTGTGAATTCAAATGCTTCACAATCGTTTATTTATGTGTTTACAGGGTTACACCTGGCGCACATTATTGCTGGAATATTGGTATTGGTGAGATGTCTTTTTGGTGTGCTAAAAAACATCCCTTATATCAACAATCTATTCCGGATGGAAATTGCCTCGATTTTCTGGCATTTTCTAGATCTATTATGGATATATATTTATGTTTTCTTACTTTTGAATCAATAA
- a CDS encoding cytochrome c oxidase subunit 3, whose protein sequence is MSTTVSQLDKVKEGPWSGGKSPWNLEYGKIMMWFFLVSDAFTFSAFLIYYGAQKFAQPTWIDADKIFQSIPGIAESGQPLVFVGIMTFILIMSSVTMVLAVEAGHRNSKHEVVKWMLWTILGGLCFIGCQAIEWSHLHHQGFWFGRNPATGLTDPDAIVNALQPYFTKEISYTAALQFSNLFFTITGFHGFHVSIGILLNIIVLSMTLNNTFERRGSYLMVEKVGLYWHFVDLVWVFVFTFFYLI, encoded by the coding sequence ATGAGTACAACAGTATCGCAATTGGATAAGGTAAAAGAGGGCCCTTGGAGCGGAGGTAAATCTCCATGGAATTTGGAGTATGGAAAAATCATGATGTGGTTTTTCTTAGTATCGGATGCATTTACATTTTCTGCATTCCTAATCTATTATGGTGCTCAAAAGTTCGCTCAACCTACTTGGATTGATGCAGATAAGATCTTCCAATCTATCCCAGGAATCGCTGAATCAGGTCAACCTTTAGTATTCGTAGGTATCATGACCTTTATCTTGATTATGTCTTCTGTGACGATGGTATTAGCTGTAGAAGCTGGACACCGTAATTCTAAACATGAAGTCGTAAAATGGATGTTATGGACTATCTTAGGTGGTTTGTGTTTCATCGGCTGTCAAGCTATTGAGTGGTCGCACTTACACCATCAAGGTTTTTGGTTCGGTCGTAACCCAGCAACAGGCTTAACAGATCCTGACGCAATTGTCAATGCATTACAGCCTTATTTCACCAAAGAGATATCTTACACCGCTGCATTGCAATTCTCTAACTTGTTCTTTACGATCACTGGTTTCCACGGATTCCACGTATCGATTGGTATCTTGTTAAATATCATCGTATTGTCGATGACATTAAACAATACTTTCGAAAGAAGAGGATCTTACTTAATGGTAGAGAAAGTTGGTCTTTACTGGCACTTTGTAGACTTAGTTTGGGTATTCGTATTTACCTTCTTCTACTTAATCTAA